A region of Paractinoplanes abujensis DNA encodes the following proteins:
- a CDS encoding MFS transporter, whose protein sequence is MTTYRELFAYREFRFLYGGQVLSSVGDQVAAVAVAVLVFDRTNNALLSAIAYASAWLPGVLGGPILSTYADRLPRRAVLIGCDLARAGLIALVAVPGLPLWCAIVLLYVAHLFSPPFVAARAAVMPEVLPGEAYIAGNGLGTITSQLSQLFGFVAGGVVVAAAGPVWSLAGNAVTFALSALLIAVGVAHRPAAVGEDQTTGLLAQTRDGIRFILADPWLRSCLALVWVASAFSFAPEAIAYPWAVGLGGGPAAAGLLLAAPCVGFLVGALLLTRVFAAGTRDRMIVPAAVLSTAALIPALFGPGLAIVLILLALAGAGASFGAPLNAVFVRRVAPGFRGRAMGVAASGLLVVQGLGFLVAGAVVEAGVAPSVVVGAGGLLGTVAVVLISASWRRATATASVPDQA, encoded by the coding sequence GTGACGACCTACCGCGAGCTGTTCGCTTATCGGGAGTTCCGTTTCCTGTACGGCGGCCAGGTGCTGTCCTCTGTGGGCGATCAGGTGGCGGCGGTGGCCGTGGCCGTCCTCGTCTTCGACCGGACGAACAACGCGTTGCTCTCCGCGATCGCCTACGCCAGTGCCTGGTTACCGGGCGTCCTCGGCGGGCCGATCCTTTCCACGTACGCCGACAGGTTGCCCAGGCGGGCTGTGCTGATCGGCTGCGACCTGGCCCGTGCGGGGCTGATCGCGCTGGTCGCCGTGCCCGGCCTGCCCCTGTGGTGCGCCATCGTGCTGCTCTACGTTGCTCACCTGTTCTCGCCACCGTTCGTGGCGGCCCGCGCGGCCGTCATGCCCGAGGTGCTGCCGGGCGAGGCCTACATCGCGGGCAACGGCTTGGGCACCATCACCTCGCAGCTCAGCCAGCTGTTCGGGTTCGTGGCCGGTGGCGTCGTCGTCGCGGCCGCCGGCCCGGTCTGGTCGCTGGCCGGCAACGCGGTCACGTTCGCGCTGTCGGCCCTGCTCATCGCGGTGGGTGTCGCGCACCGGCCGGCCGCCGTCGGCGAGGACCAGACCACCGGACTGCTGGCCCAGACCCGCGACGGCATCCGCTTCATCCTGGCCGACCCCTGGCTGCGCAGCTGCCTGGCCCTGGTCTGGGTGGCCAGCGCGTTCTCGTTCGCGCCGGAGGCCATCGCCTACCCGTGGGCGGTGGGGCTGGGCGGTGGTCCCGCCGCGGCCGGTCTGCTGCTGGCCGCGCCCTGCGTCGGGTTCCTGGTGGGCGCGCTGCTGCTGACCCGGGTGTTCGCGGCCGGGACCCGCGACCGCATGATCGTGCCGGCCGCCGTGCTCTCCACGGCCGCGCTGATTCCCGCCCTGTTCGGGCCGGGCCTGGCGATCGTGCTGATCCTGCTGGCCCTGGCCGGGGCCGGGGCCTCGTTCGGGGCGCCGCTGAACGCCGTCTTCGTGCGCCGGGTGGCCCCCGGGTTCCGCGGCCGGGCGATGGGTGTCGCCGCCTCCGGCCTGCTGGTCGTGCAGGGCCTGGGCTTCCTGGTGGCCGGCGCGGTGGTCGAGGCGGGTGTGGCTCCGTCGGTCGTGGTCGGGGCCGGCGGCCTGCTGGGCACGGTCGCGGTCGTCCTGATCTCGGCGTCCTGGCGCCGGGCCACAGCCACCGCGAGTGTCCCGGATCAGGCGTGA
- a CDS encoding Gfo/Idh/MocA family protein, protein MSAVTLALVGAGLRGQAYARHAVSTGAARVVAVAEPDPGRRAAAAAEFGVEPGLVFDSWTGLAGHPRAADAAIVATQDRMHRDPAVRLADLGYHLLIEKPLAPTDEDATAIVAAATRNDVIAAVCHVLRYTPYTRLLKSLLTEGRIGKLISVQHLEPVGWWHFAHSFVRGHWRNTEESGPLLLTKCCHDIDWLMYLFEQLPERVSSFGSLSHFRASERPAGAADRCLDCPVEPTCPYSAKRRYAQALADPDEHFWPLGAVTPTPTAEAVEAALRDGPYGRCVYACDNDVVDHQVVNMAFPDGATCSFTVSAFTPTEHRRTRLQGTHGYLDGDGRTVRHLDFVTGREEVLDSAAEGGPSAADGHGGGDEGLVDAFLQAVATGDASGLLSGPAESLATHRVVWAAEQARRTDQVVIPVIGVR, encoded by the coding sequence ATGTCTGCGGTGACTCTAGCTCTCGTCGGGGCCGGCCTTCGCGGCCAGGCCTACGCCCGGCACGCCGTCAGCACCGGCGCGGCCCGCGTGGTGGCCGTGGCCGAGCCCGACCCCGGGCGCCGCGCGGCGGCCGCGGCCGAGTTCGGCGTCGAACCCGGCCTGGTCTTCGACTCCTGGACCGGCCTGGCCGGCCACCCCCGCGCAGCCGACGCGGCGATCGTGGCCACCCAGGACCGGATGCACCGCGACCCCGCCGTCCGGCTGGCCGACCTCGGCTACCACCTGCTGATCGAGAAGCCGCTGGCCCCGACCGACGAGGACGCCACCGCGATCGTGGCCGCGGCCACCCGCAACGACGTCATCGCCGCGGTCTGCCACGTGCTGCGCTACACCCCGTACACCCGGCTCCTGAAGTCGCTGCTGACCGAGGGGCGGATCGGGAAGCTGATCAGCGTGCAGCACCTGGAACCGGTCGGCTGGTGGCACTTCGCGCACTCGTTCGTCCGGGGTCACTGGCGCAACACCGAGGAGTCCGGGCCGCTGCTGCTGACCAAGTGCTGCCACGACATCGACTGGTTGATGTATCTGTTCGAGCAGCTGCCCGAACGGGTCAGCTCGTTCGGCAGCCTGTCGCACTTCCGGGCCTCCGAACGCCCCGCCGGCGCCGCCGACCGCTGCCTGGACTGCCCGGTCGAGCCCACCTGCCCCTACTCGGCGAAGCGCCGCTACGCCCAGGCGCTGGCCGACCCCGACGAGCATTTCTGGCCGCTGGGCGCGGTCACCCCCACCCCCACGGCGGAGGCCGTCGAGGCTGCCCTGCGTGACGGCCCGTACGGGCGCTGCGTCTATGCCTGCGACAACGACGTGGTGGATCACCAGGTCGTCAACATGGCCTTCCCCGACGGCGCGACCTGCTCCTTCACGGTCAGCGCGTTCACCCCGACGGAACACCGCCGCACCCGGCTGCAAGGCACCCACGGTTACCTCGACGGCGACGGCCGTACGGTGCGTCACCTCGACTTCGTGACCGGCCGGGAAGAGGTCCTCGACTCCGCGGCGGAGGGCGGCCCGTCCGCCGCCGACGGCCACGGCGGTGGCGACGAGGGACTGGTCGACGCCTTCCTGCAGGCGGTGGCCACCGGCGACGCCTCCGGGCTGCTCTCCGGCCCCGCCGAGAGTCTGGCCACCCACCGCGTGGTGTGGGCCGCCGAACAGGCCCGCCGCACCGATCAGGTGGTGATTCCGGTCATCGGCGTCCGGTGA
- a CDS encoding ROK family transcriptional regulator, whose amino-acid sequence MTAHVNGGDLSRLRQLNADSVIRVLRDERPQTLTELSRRVGLSRASTEDVVQELLEVGWVAEVEPAAGGVGRPARRYKFRADAGHLLGVDVGGHKVLALITDLDGTVRHSRQVAVTPELGRSERLAAVDRAVAGVLRAAGLTGDRLWGAGVATTGLVDGTGRVMLSEALPEWTGVDLAGHLRERVGGAVRVENDCKVAALAETWRGVARHATDMVFILAGWRTGAGLIIGGRLHRGFGNAAGEIGALPGAGWQRAPGHLRAWLSDGDVFAASRAGDKAATAALRRYVKDLAQGIAALVLTLDPELVVIGGGFSRSADVFLEPLRAELDRWCLRTPELRVSALADEGVALGAAKLALDLSSPQRLRA is encoded by the coding sequence GTGACGGCACACGTGAACGGCGGGGACCTGTCCCGGCTGCGGCAGCTCAACGCGGACTCGGTGATCCGGGTGCTGCGCGACGAGCGGCCGCAGACGTTGACCGAGTTGTCCCGCCGGGTCGGCCTGTCCCGGGCCTCGACCGAGGACGTCGTGCAGGAGCTGCTCGAGGTGGGCTGGGTGGCCGAGGTGGAACCGGCCGCGGGCGGGGTGGGCCGTCCGGCCCGGCGTTACAAGTTCCGGGCCGACGCCGGTCACCTGCTCGGCGTCGACGTGGGCGGGCACAAGGTGCTCGCCCTGATCACCGACCTCGACGGCACGGTGCGGCACAGCCGCCAGGTCGCGGTGACACCCGAGCTGGGCCGCAGCGAGCGGCTGGCCGCGGTCGACCGGGCCGTCGCCGGGGTGCTGCGCGCGGCCGGCCTGACCGGTGACCGGCTGTGGGGCGCCGGGGTGGCCACCACCGGCCTGGTCGACGGCACGGGCCGGGTCATGTTGTCGGAGGCGCTGCCCGAGTGGACCGGTGTCGACCTGGCCGGTCATCTGCGGGAACGGGTCGGCGGCGCGGTCCGGGTGGAGAACGACTGCAAGGTGGCCGCGCTGGCCGAGACCTGGCGCGGGGTCGCCCGGCACGCCACCGACATGGTGTTCATCCTGGCCGGCTGGCGCACCGGGGCCGGCCTGATCATCGGGGGCCGGCTGCACCGGGGGTTCGGCAACGCGGCCGGCGAGATCGGCGCCCTGCCCGGCGCGGGCTGGCAGCGCGCGCCCGGGCACCTGCGGGCGTGGCTGAGCGACGGCGACGTCTTCGCGGCGAGCCGGGCCGGCGACAAGGCGGCGACGGCGGCCCTGCGGCGCTACGTCAAGGATCTGGCGCAGGGCATCGCGGCGCTGGTGCTGACGCTCGACCCCGAGCTGGTGGTGATCGGCGGCGGCTTCTCCCGCTCGGCCGACGTGTTCCTGGAGCCGCTGCGGGCCGAGCTCGACCGCTGGTGCCTGCGCACGCCCGAGCTCCGGGTGTCGGCGCTGGCCGACGAGGGCGTGGCCCTGGGCGCGGCCAAGCTCGCGCTCGACCTCAGCTCGCCGCAGCGCCTGCGCGCCTGA
- a CDS encoding AfsR/SARP family transcriptional regulator, producing the protein MRYQILGPLLVEHEQQTRPVTGGKVRTMLAALLLHANQQLSVAQLAQRMWAGDAPHSVRRVVQTNIVRLRHELPWPGSVVTGPAGYSLLVETGELDMHVFDRLVGEAAAAPELTDQARLLGRALALWRGPACADVASPWLHEMDLPALNERRLLALERRIEVDLLLHRTDGIVPELRRLTVEHPFRERFWVHLMAALYRQGRQAEALSTYQRLSHRFIDELGVEPGEELREVHQQILRGTGHHPLLSPAAATTAAVPVAPPPVVVPRMLPAGAPHFVGRAEEFATLDWHRDEEAAVVVLDGPAGIGKSALALRWLHDNDAEFADGQLYVDLRGYADEPPLEPAEALGVLLDDLGVAEAAQPCGVAARAQLFRTLTAGRRLSVLLDNALDADQVRPLLPGAGGVAVITSRNQLRALVVHDGAVRVTVPRLDPAEAPVLLGLNPRTEEAARLAELCDRTPLALRILAERMARLPHVSPASWIAELSDEAGRLAALDAGDGASGDLPRSLSWSYGRLDPDAADLMRRLAAHTTKAFTTGQAAEVAMLALPAVRQQLDRLVGVHLVEQLNHDLYRVSLLAGLYGRHCALLDRAC; encoded by the coding sequence ATGCGGTATCAGATCCTCGGCCCGCTGCTGGTGGAGCACGAGCAGCAGACGCGGCCGGTGACCGGGGGCAAGGTGCGCACGATGCTCGCGGCCCTGTTGCTGCACGCCAACCAGCAGCTCTCCGTGGCCCAGCTGGCCCAGCGCATGTGGGCCGGGGACGCCCCGCACTCGGTGCGCCGCGTGGTGCAGACCAACATCGTCCGGCTCCGGCACGAATTGCCCTGGCCCGGTTCGGTCGTCACCGGCCCGGCCGGTTACTCACTGCTCGTCGAAACCGGCGAACTGGACATGCACGTGTTCGACCGGCTCGTCGGCGAGGCCGCGGCGGCGCCGGAACTGACCGATCAGGCCCGCCTGCTGGGCCGGGCGCTCGCCCTGTGGCGCGGCCCCGCGTGTGCCGACGTGGCGTCACCGTGGCTGCACGAGATGGACCTGCCCGCGCTCAACGAGCGGCGGCTGCTCGCGCTGGAGCGGCGCATCGAGGTCGACCTGCTGCTGCACCGCACCGACGGCATCGTGCCCGAGCTGCGGCGGCTGACCGTCGAGCACCCGTTCCGGGAGAGGTTCTGGGTGCACCTGATGGCCGCGCTGTACCGTCAGGGCCGGCAGGCCGAGGCGCTCAGCACCTATCAGAGGTTGTCGCACCGGTTCATCGACGAGCTGGGCGTCGAGCCCGGCGAGGAGCTGCGCGAGGTGCACCAGCAGATCCTGCGCGGCACCGGCCACCACCCGCTGCTGTCACCGGCCGCCGCCACCACCGCTGCGGTGCCCGTCGCGCCGCCCCCGGTCGTGGTCCCGCGGATGCTGCCGGCCGGAGCGCCGCACTTCGTGGGGCGGGCCGAGGAGTTCGCGACCCTCGACTGGCATCGCGACGAGGAGGCCGCGGTCGTCGTGCTGGACGGGCCGGCCGGCATCGGCAAGTCGGCCCTGGCGCTGCGCTGGCTGCACGACAACGACGCCGAGTTCGCCGACGGTCAGCTCTATGTGGACCTGCGGGGCTACGCCGACGAGCCGCCGCTGGAACCGGCCGAGGCGCTGGGCGTGCTGCTCGACGACCTGGGCGTGGCCGAGGCCGCGCAGCCGTGCGGGGTCGCGGCCCGGGCCCAGCTCTTCCGCACGCTCACGGCCGGCCGCCGCCTGTCCGTTCTGCTGGACAACGCGCTCGACGCCGACCAGGTGCGCCCGCTGTTGCCCGGCGCGGGCGGCGTCGCCGTGATCACCAGCCGCAACCAGCTGCGGGCCCTGGTCGTGCACGACGGCGCGGTGCGGGTGACCGTGCCCCGGCTCGACCCGGCGGAGGCGCCCGTCCTGCTCGGCCTCAACCCGCGCACCGAGGAGGCGGCCCGGCTGGCCGAGCTGTGCGACCGCACCCCGCTCGCGCTGCGCATCCTGGCCGAGCGGATGGCCCGGCTGCCGCACGTGTCGCCCGCGTCGTGGATCGCCGAGCTGTCCGACGAGGCGGGCCGGCTGGCCGCGCTGGACGCCGGGGACGGCGCGTCCGGTGACCTGCCGCGCTCGCTGTCCTGGTCGTACGGGCGGCTCGACCCCGACGCGGCCGACCTGATGCGCCGCCTGGCCGCCCACACCACCAAGGCGTTCACCACGGGTCAGGCGGCCGAGGTGGCCATGCTGGCCCTGCCAGCCGTCCGTCAGCAGCTGGACCGCCTGGTCGGCGTGCATCTGGTCGAGCAGCTCAACCACGACCTGTACCGGGTGAGCCTGCTGGCCGGCCTGTACGGCCGGCACTGCGCGCTGCTCGACCGCGCCTGCTGA
- a CDS encoding response regulator, whose amino-acid sequence MPGETTTVLVADGQPLIRGGLAALIAAAPGVAVAGQAADGVEAVRLARALRPHVVLIDVHLPELDGLAATARILEGAPDPSPRVIILTTADRDEHVSAALRCGASGFLLKEISPEDLLDAIRITAGGGRLFAPSVVRRLVEAYVGMPARPAAHAGLTELTVRELEVLRLVATGAGNEVIAGALFIGEATVKTHLNRLMTKLGLTSRAQVVVLAYKTGLVTPALAGRPGVDQVVA is encoded by the coding sequence GTGCCCGGAGAGACGACGACGGTGCTGGTGGCCGACGGTCAGCCGCTCATCCGGGGCGGCCTGGCCGCCCTGATCGCGGCGGCGCCGGGGGTGGCGGTGGCCGGGCAGGCCGCGGACGGCGTGGAGGCCGTCCGGCTGGCCCGGGCACTGCGCCCCCACGTCGTGCTGATCGACGTCCACCTGCCCGAACTGGACGGTCTGGCCGCCACCGCCCGCATCCTGGAGGGCGCGCCGGACCCGTCGCCGCGGGTCATCATCCTGACCACTGCCGACCGGGACGAGCATGTGTCGGCGGCGCTGCGCTGCGGGGCCAGTGGCTTCCTGCTCAAGGAGATCTCGCCGGAGGACCTGCTCGACGCGATCCGGATCACCGCCGGGGGCGGCCGGTTGTTCGCGCCGAGCGTCGTGCGCCGGCTGGTCGAGGCGTACGTGGGAATGCCGGCCCGGCCTGCCGCCCACGCCGGCCTGACCGAGCTCACCGTGCGCGAGCTGGAGGTGTTGCGGCTGGTGGCCACCGGGGCCGGCAACGAGGTGATCGCCGGGGCGTTGTTCATCGGCGAGGCCACGGTGAAGACCCACCTCAACCGGCTGATGACCAAGCTCGGGCTGACCAGCCGGGCCCAGGTGGTGGTGCTCGCCTACAAGACCGGTCTGGTCACCCCGGCCCTCGCCGGGAGGCCCGGGGTCGATCAAGTCGTGGCGTGA
- a CDS encoding bile acid:sodium symporter family protein, translated as MDSPLTTVGLPVALGIIMLGLGLGLTVADFRRVVAYPRAALIALGCQVLLLPALCFALVVALDLAPALAVGMMLLAASPGGTTANLYSHLFGGHVALNVTLTAVNSVLAVVTLPIIVNLSAAHFLDGTGSIGLQFDKVLQVFAIVLVPVAIGMALRARFPGLADRLARPVKIVSIVVLVAVVAGTVLKERDNIGGYLVAVGVAVLIFNVLSLAVGYGAPRLAGVERRESIAVGMEIGIHNSTLAIAIAVSPALLDDTEMAIPAAVYGIVMFFTAAAFGYLVTRRRERQVAEDGTRTA; from the coding sequence ATGGACTCGCCATTGACCACCGTCGGTCTGCCCGTCGCGCTCGGGATCATCATGCTCGGCCTCGGGCTCGGCCTCACGGTGGCCGACTTCCGGCGGGTCGTGGCCTATCCCCGGGCCGCCCTGATCGCGCTCGGCTGCCAGGTGCTGCTGCTGCCCGCGCTCTGTTTCGCGCTGGTGGTCGCGCTCGACCTGGCCCCGGCCCTCGCGGTCGGCATGATGCTGCTGGCGGCGTCACCCGGCGGCACGACGGCCAACCTCTACAGCCACCTCTTCGGCGGGCACGTCGCCCTCAACGTGACCCTGACCGCCGTCAACTCGGTGCTCGCGGTGGTCACGCTGCCGATCATCGTCAACCTGTCGGCCGCGCACTTCCTGGACGGCACCGGCTCGATCGGCCTGCAGTTCGACAAGGTGCTGCAGGTCTTCGCGATCGTGCTGGTGCCGGTGGCGATCGGCATGGCGCTGCGCGCACGGTTCCCGGGCCTGGCCGACCGCTTGGCCCGTCCGGTCAAGATCGTGTCGATAGTCGTGCTGGTCGCCGTGGTCGCGGGCACGGTGCTCAAGGAACGCGACAACATCGGCGGCTATCTCGTGGCCGTGGGCGTCGCCGTGCTGATCTTCAACGTGCTCAGCCTGGCCGTCGGCTACGGCGCGCCCCGGCTGGCCGGCGTCGAGCGGCGGGAGTCGATCGCGGTCGGCATGGAGATCGGCATCCACAACAGCACGCTGGCCATCGCCATCGCGGTCAGCCCGGCCCTGCTCGACGACACCGAGATGGCGATCCCGGCCGCCGTCTACGGCATCGTCATGTTCTTCACCGCCGCCGCCTTCGGCTACCTGGTCACCCGGCGACGCGAGCGCCAGGTGGCCGAAGACGGCACCAGGACGGCTTAG
- a CDS encoding AAA family ATPase has product MVPLILVNGLPGSGKTTLATGLGALLDVPVISKDALKEAVADVALPVPGRAIGAAAGEMMWSPAAAMPGPVVLESWWFKPRDLRFVEAGLRRCRPRGAVEVWCDVPAEVALGRYAARQRHRIHDDRRRLDEDWPRWAAEAQPLGVAPVVRVDTKAAVDLPGLAARIAATDQGDPVL; this is encoded by the coding sequence GTGGTCCCGCTCATTCTGGTCAACGGGCTGCCGGGCTCGGGGAAGACGACGTTGGCGACCGGCTTGGGGGCACTGCTCGACGTCCCGGTGATCTCCAAGGACGCCCTCAAGGAGGCCGTCGCAGATGTCGCGCTGCCGGTTCCGGGCCGTGCGATCGGGGCGGCGGCCGGCGAGATGATGTGGTCGCCGGCGGCGGCGATGCCCGGCCCCGTGGTGCTGGAGTCGTGGTGGTTCAAACCGCGCGATCTCCGCTTCGTCGAGGCCGGCCTGCGCCGATGCCGGCCCCGCGGCGCGGTCGAGGTCTGGTGCGACGTCCCGGCTGAGGTCGCCCTGGGTCGTTACGCGGCTCGGCAACGACACCGGATCCACGACGATCGGCGTCGCCTCGACGAGGATTGGCCCCGATGGGCGGCCGAGGCTCAACCTCTCGGCGTGGCACCGGTGGTGCGTGTCGACACGAAGGCTGCGGTGGATCTGCCCGGCCTCGCGGCTCGGATCGCTGCCACTGATCAGGGCGACCCGGTGCTCTGA
- a CDS encoding tetratricopeptide repeat protein has translation MPQPHEPLPDPARATGLDDVAGLLRSLKAATGDPSYDVITERVNAAWTAAGRTAGELTHRSTVADCFRAGRRRLNAGLVVAVVAALHPDPAYGERWRQALRTVGAETDAVSQVRVQDSLPQDLPEFTGRTAELDRLRDALGTARRDGGAVVVSALAGMAGVGKTQLAVHAGHLLIAEDLADRVLFVNLRGFHPDPAQPPADPAAVLDGFLRLLGVSGHRIPYGLDDRAAAYRARLAGSRTLVVLDNAATAEQVRPLLPGTPGSLALITSRRTLTGLWPAPVTLAVDVFTPAEAEAFLTAAIAPRHARPDPEAVARIAARCGHLPLALSLVAGHIRSFPHWSPADHADRLDERHRHRRLDTGVELALDLSYRDLPGDQQRLLGLAALHPGQDFDPYAAAALLGTDADTAATLLRDLLRDHLLQETTPGRYTFHDLVRAYATGRAHDQIAPAARRAALTSLFDYYLATAGAAVSTLHPGEFHPAAAAPDLTGPEDARTWLDTERPNLVAVVVSAPDHAVRLARTLLPYLKGGHHGDALTVHGHALQAARAAGDVTGQAYALNGLGVAHRRLGAPKRATDDLEESLDLFRRSGDLPGQALALYDLATVMQWVGDYPGAIDCKQQALELYRRAGDRVGEANMLSGIALVLEREGRFAEGIDYCERALALDREIGNPGGEAQALNILGDIEVRAGRPEAAAGHLRQALALFRRLGNRNNEAGALDSLGILANHLGRPEEAIGWFEPALTLFRELGNKGGEVGALNGLGAAARAAGRLRKAIAYHAEALATAIDVDMPDEQAFAHAGLGHAHRARGDEEQAREHYQEALSLYTALGIPEADEIRALLAT, from the coding sequence ATGCCGCAGCCGCACGAGCCCCTTCCCGATCCGGCCCGGGCCACCGGCCTGGACGACGTGGCCGGGCTGCTGCGGTCGCTGAAGGCGGCGACCGGCGACCCGTCGTACGACGTGATCACCGAACGGGTCAACGCGGCCTGGACGGCGGCCGGGCGTACGGCGGGGGAACTGACCCACCGCTCGACTGTGGCCGACTGCTTCCGGGCCGGGCGGCGGCGGCTCAACGCCGGGCTCGTGGTGGCCGTCGTGGCCGCGTTGCACCCCGACCCGGCGTACGGGGAAAGGTGGCGCCAGGCTCTGCGCACGGTCGGCGCCGAGACCGACGCGGTGTCGCAGGTACGGGTGCAGGACAGCCTGCCGCAGGACCTGCCCGAGTTCACCGGCCGCACCGCCGAGCTCGACCGGCTGCGCGACGCGCTCGGCACCGCCCGGCGCGACGGCGGCGCGGTGGTCGTCTCGGCTCTCGCGGGCATGGCCGGTGTCGGCAAGACCCAGCTCGCCGTGCACGCGGGTCACCTGCTGATCGCCGAGGACCTGGCCGACCGGGTGCTCTTCGTCAACCTGCGAGGCTTCCACCCCGACCCCGCACAGCCCCCGGCCGACCCGGCGGCGGTGCTCGACGGCTTCCTGCGCCTGCTCGGCGTCTCCGGTCATCGGATCCCGTACGGGCTCGACGACCGCGCGGCGGCGTACCGCGCCCGGCTGGCCGGCTCCCGCACGCTGGTCGTGCTGGACAACGCGGCCACCGCCGAGCAGGTCCGCCCGCTGCTGCCCGGCACCCCCGGCAGCCTGGCCCTGATCACCAGCCGCCGCACCCTGACCGGCCTCTGGCCCGCCCCCGTGACGCTGGCCGTGGACGTCTTCACGCCCGCCGAGGCCGAGGCCTTCCTCACGGCGGCGATCGCGCCCCGGCACGCGCGGCCGGACCCGGAGGCGGTGGCCCGCATCGCCGCCCGCTGCGGCCACCTCCCGCTGGCGCTGAGCCTGGTCGCCGGGCACATCCGGAGCTTCCCGCACTGGTCGCCGGCCGACCACGCCGACCGGCTGGACGAGCGCCACCGTCACCGGCGCCTCGACACCGGCGTCGAACTGGCCCTCGACCTGTCCTATCGGGACCTCCCCGGCGATCAGCAGCGCCTGCTGGGCCTGGCCGCGCTGCACCCGGGGCAGGACTTCGACCCGTACGCCGCGGCCGCCCTGCTCGGCACCGACGCGGACACCGCCGCCACCCTGCTCCGGGACCTGCTGCGCGATCATCTGCTGCAGGAGACCACGCCGGGGCGGTACACCTTCCACGACCTGGTGCGCGCCTACGCGACCGGACGGGCGCACGACCAGATCGCCCCGGCCGCCCGTCGCGCCGCGCTGACCAGCCTGTTCGACTACTACCTGGCCACGGCCGGGGCGGCGGTGAGCACGCTGCACCCGGGCGAGTTCCACCCCGCAGCTGCCGCGCCCGACCTGACCGGCCCGGAGGACGCCCGCACCTGGCTCGACACCGAACGGCCCAACCTCGTCGCCGTCGTGGTCAGCGCGCCCGACCATGCCGTACGGCTGGCCCGCACCCTGTTGCCCTACCTCAAAGGCGGCCACCACGGCGACGCCCTGACCGTGCACGGGCACGCGCTGCAGGCCGCCCGCGCCGCCGGTGACGTGACCGGGCAGGCGTACGCCCTCAACGGCCTCGGCGTCGCCCACCGCCGGCTCGGCGCGCCCAAACGGGCCACCGACGACCTGGAGGAGTCGCTCGACCTGTTCCGCCGCTCCGGCGACCTGCCCGGGCAGGCGCTGGCCCTGTACGACCTGGCCACGGTCATGCAGTGGGTGGGCGACTATCCGGGTGCGATCGACTGCAAACAGCAGGCCCTCGAGCTCTACCGCCGGGCCGGCGACCGGGTCGGCGAGGCCAACATGCTCAGCGGCATCGCCCTGGTCCTGGAGCGCGAGGGCCGGTTCGCCGAGGGGATCGACTACTGCGAACGGGCGCTCGCGCTCGACCGGGAGATCGGCAACCCGGGCGGCGAAGCGCAGGCGCTCAACATCCTCGGCGACATCGAGGTGCGGGCGGGCCGGCCCGAGGCAGCCGCCGGCCATCTGCGGCAGGCGCTGGCCCTGTTCCGCCGGCTCGGCAACCGCAACAACGAGGCCGGGGCGCTGGACAGCCTGGGCATCCTGGCCAACCACCTCGGCCGGCCCGAGGAGGCCATCGGCTGGTTCGAGCCGGCGTTGACCCTGTTCCGCGAACTCGGCAACAAGGGCGGCGAGGTCGGGGCGCTCAACGGTCTCGGCGCGGCCGCCCGCGCCGCCGGCCGCCTGAGAAAGGCGATCGCCTACCACGCCGAGGCGCTGGCCACCGCTATCGACGTCGACATGCCCGACGAGCAGGCCTTCGCCCATGCCGGCCTGGGCCACGCCCACCGCGCCCGCGGCGACGAGGAACAGGCCCGCGAGCACTACCAGGAGGCGCTGAGCCTCTACACCGCCCTGGGCATCCCGGAGGCCGACGAGATCCGGGCCCTGCTGGCGACCTGA